From the Oncorhynchus nerka isolate Pitt River linkage group LG20, Oner_Uvic_2.0, whole genome shotgun sequence genome, one window contains:
- the abtb1 gene encoding ankyrin repeat and BTB/POZ domain-containing protein 1 isoform X1, whose protein sequence is MDAYDLFTSCRKGDISRVRYLVEQRDVDLNVRDKWDSTPLYYSCLCGHEELVQYLLANGAKCEANTFDGERCMYGSLSDSIRRLLKEYKCITAQAMQRDYYDHFLLTLLEQGQYSDVKFLVHGETFQAHRCVLSARSEYFTAMFETKWKGKNLIPLKHPLINPAAFGAILQYFYTGRMDIDVSHVEDCKRLAKQCKMGDLIDELESKCKQVYEFVSNKPGTCVKVLTLEPHSCQHQEEMAQLADCALPAELKVGFGELPFDRTDNFPSYPDICFRVEGYDFLCHKAFFCGRSDYFKALLQDHFSEGEMMQSQPSTPVLTIHNISHEIFIRLLYYVYSDDTELSPENVFDVLCVADMYLLPGLKRLCGKTLAKMLCEDNVLHMWKTAKLFRLSRLEDQCTEYMAKIIERLVEKPEFADMIKEDAGAVEDRHETDSIPLVDDIRFHITSNVQTFSAIEEANVKLDALDQLLSTIGLEC, encoded by the exons ATGGACGCGTACGATTTGTTTACAAGTTGCAGAAAGGGCGACATTTCCAGAGTTAG GTATCTTGTTGAACAGAGAGACGTGGACCTCAATGTAAGAGACAAATGGGACAGCACCCCGTT GTACTATTCTTGCCTCTGTGGCCATGAGGAGCTTGTCCAGTACCTGTTGGCTAATG GAGCAAAGTGTGAAGCCAACACATTTGATGGAGAGCGATGCATGTATGGGTCTCTGAGTGACTCCATCCGACGTCTCCTAAAAGAGTACAAGTGCATCACAGCCCAAGCCATGCAGAGGGACTATTATGACCACTTCCTTCTCAC GTTACTGGAGCAGGGCCAGTATAGTGACGTCAAGTTCCTGGTTCACGGTGAGACATTTCAGGCTCACCGCTGTGTGCTGAGCGCTCGCTCAGAGTACTTCACAGCCATGTTTGAAACCAAATGGAAAGGAAAGAACTTGATCCCCCTCAAACACCCTTTG ATCAACCCAGCAGCCTTTGGTGCCATCCTGCAGTATTTTTACACTG GTCGTATGGACATTGATGTGAGCCACGTGGAGGACTGCAAGCGGCTGGCCAAACAGTGCAAAATGGGCGACCTTATTGATGAGTTGGAGAGCAAGTGTAAACAGGTGTATGAGTTTG TCTCCAATAAACCAGGGACCTGTGTAAAGGTTCTGACCCTGGAGCCTCACAGCTGTCAGCATCAGGAGGAGATGGCTCAACTGGCAGACTGTGCCCTCCCTGCTGAGCTAAAA GTGGGATTTGGCGAGCTTCCATTTGACAGAACTGACAACTTCCCTAGCTACCCTGACATTTGCTTCAGGGTTGAAGGTTATGACTTCCTGTGTCATAAG GCATTTTTCTGTGGACGCAGTGACTATTTTAAGGCGCTGCTGCAGGACCACttcagtgagggagagatgatgCAGTCCCAGCCCAGCACCCCAGTCCTCACCATCCACAACATCTCCCACGAGATCTTTATCCGTCTCCTCTATTACGTCTACAGCGACGACACGGAG CTGTCCCCAGAGAATGTGTTTGATGTGCTGTGTGTGGCTGATATGTACCTGCTCCCCGGGCTGAAGCGTCTGTGTGGTAAGACGCTGGCCAAGATGCTGTGTGAGGATAACGTGTTGCACATGTGGAAGACAGCCAAGCTCTTCAGACTGTCTCGTCTGGAGGACCAGTGCACGGAGTACATGGCTAAGATCATAGAGCGG ctGGTAGAGAAGCCTGAGTTTGCTGACATGATCAAGGAGGATGCTGGAGCGGTGGAGGACCGACACGAGACTGACTCCATCCCTCTGGTGGACGACATCCGCTTCCACATCACCAGCAACGTTCAGACCTTCAGTGCCATTGAGGAGGCCAACGTGAAGCTGGACGCCCTGGATCAGCTGCTCTCCACCATCGGTCTGGAATGCTAA
- the abtb1 gene encoding ankyrin repeat and BTB/POZ domain-containing protein 1 isoform X2 yields MYGSLSDSIRRLLKEYKCITAQAMQRDYYDHFLLTLLEQGQYSDVKFLVHGETFQAHRCVLSARSEYFTAMFETKWKGKNLIPLKHPLINPAAFGAILQYFYTGRMDIDVSHVEDCKRLAKQCKMGDLIDELESKCKQVYEFVSNKPGTCVKVLTLEPHSCQHQEEMAQLADCALPAELKVGFGELPFDRTDNFPSYPDICFRVEGYDFLCHKAFFCGRSDYFKALLQDHFSEGEMMQSQPSTPVLTIHNISHEIFIRLLYYVYSDDTELSPENVFDVLCVADMYLLPGLKRLCGKTLAKMLCEDNVLHMWKTAKLFRLSRLEDQCTEYMAKIIERLVEKPEFADMIKEDAGAVEDRHETDSIPLVDDIRFHITSNVQTFSAIEEANVKLDALDQLLSTIGLEC; encoded by the exons ATGTATGGGTCTCTGAGTGACTCCATCCGACGTCTCCTAAAAGAGTACAAGTGCATCACAGCCCAAGCCATGCAGAGGGACTATTATGACCACTTCCTTCTCAC GTTACTGGAGCAGGGCCAGTATAGTGACGTCAAGTTCCTGGTTCACGGTGAGACATTTCAGGCTCACCGCTGTGTGCTGAGCGCTCGCTCAGAGTACTTCACAGCCATGTTTGAAACCAAATGGAAAGGAAAGAACTTGATCCCCCTCAAACACCCTTTG ATCAACCCAGCAGCCTTTGGTGCCATCCTGCAGTATTTTTACACTG GTCGTATGGACATTGATGTGAGCCACGTGGAGGACTGCAAGCGGCTGGCCAAACAGTGCAAAATGGGCGACCTTATTGATGAGTTGGAGAGCAAGTGTAAACAGGTGTATGAGTTTG TCTCCAATAAACCAGGGACCTGTGTAAAGGTTCTGACCCTGGAGCCTCACAGCTGTCAGCATCAGGAGGAGATGGCTCAACTGGCAGACTGTGCCCTCCCTGCTGAGCTAAAA GTGGGATTTGGCGAGCTTCCATTTGACAGAACTGACAACTTCCCTAGCTACCCTGACATTTGCTTCAGGGTTGAAGGTTATGACTTCCTGTGTCATAAG GCATTTTTCTGTGGACGCAGTGACTATTTTAAGGCGCTGCTGCAGGACCACttcagtgagggagagatgatgCAGTCCCAGCCCAGCACCCCAGTCCTCACCATCCACAACATCTCCCACGAGATCTTTATCCGTCTCCTCTATTACGTCTACAGCGACGACACGGAG CTGTCCCCAGAGAATGTGTTTGATGTGCTGTGTGTGGCTGATATGTACCTGCTCCCCGGGCTGAAGCGTCTGTGTGGTAAGACGCTGGCCAAGATGCTGTGTGAGGATAACGTGTTGCACATGTGGAAGACAGCCAAGCTCTTCAGACTGTCTCGTCTGGAGGACCAGTGCACGGAGTACATGGCTAAGATCATAGAGCGG ctGGTAGAGAAGCCTGAGTTTGCTGACATGATCAAGGAGGATGCTGGAGCGGTGGAGGACCGACACGAGACTGACTCCATCCCTCTGGTGGACGACATCCGCTTCCACATCACCAGCAACGTTCAGACCTTCAGTGCCATTGAGGAGGCCAACGTGAAGCTGGACGCCCTGGATCAGCTGCTCTCCACCATCGGTCTGGAATGCTAA